The following are encoded together in the Saliniramus fredricksonii genome:
- a CDS encoding EamA family transporter, translated as MTARIFLPFAMAFLANFILGASSIYWHLFVGLSPVVLVIWRIAFSLILLGLLVGWFVMRGNDSLRRLSGRVVGLHVAAAILVAINWGTFIQASLQGAVIESGLGYLLAPVFVMLTGLFFLAEPRTGPRIACIAIILLALVTLVMTAGRLEHWVYWTIGASWGGYTLLKKRTPLSPIEGLFVETAVLAMLLALASIWIDFGAHAPAASQLLAYPWLVTAGIVSLAPLVMFAFAARRLGAFNMGALQFVLPTTQLVVSYVYYGQVATPATYLCFGVIWLALVTLTLREGGAFGGRRAPG; from the coding sequence ATGACCGCGCGTATCTTTCTCCCGTTTGCGATGGCCTTTCTGGCCAATTTCATTCTCGGCGCCTCGTCGATCTACTGGCATCTGTTTGTCGGGCTATCGCCCGTCGTTCTCGTGATCTGGCGGATCGCGTTCTCACTGATCCTGCTCGGTCTGCTCGTCGGCTGGTTCGTCATGCGTGGGAACGATTCGCTGCGGCGGTTGTCGGGGCGCGTCGTGGGGCTCCACGTGGCGGCGGCCATCCTTGTGGCGATCAACTGGGGTACCTTCATCCAGGCATCGCTGCAGGGGGCGGTGATCGAGAGCGGCCTCGGCTATCTTCTCGCGCCGGTCTTCGTGATGCTGACGGGGCTGTTCTTTCTCGCCGAGCCGCGAACCGGCCCACGGATCGCCTGCATCGCGATCATCCTGCTCGCTCTCGTCACCCTGGTGATGACGGCGGGCAGGCTGGAGCACTGGGTCTACTGGACCATCGGGGCCAGCTGGGGCGGATATACGCTCTTGAAGAAGCGCACGCCCCTGTCGCCGATCGAGGGCCTCTTCGTCGAGACCGCCGTTCTCGCGATGCTGCTGGCTCTGGCCTCGATCTGGATTGATTTCGGCGCGCACGCCCCGGCTGCCTCGCAGTTGCTCGCCTATCCCTGGCTGGTGACGGCCGGAATCGTCTCGCTCGCACCGCTCGTCATGTTCGCATTTGCTGCGCGCAGGCTCGGCGCCTTCAATATGGGCGCATTGCAGTTCGTCCTCCCGACGACGCAGCTGGTGGTATCGTATGTTTATTACGGGCAGGTCGCGACGCCAGCGACGTATCTCTG